The DNA window CGAGGGCAAGTATAAGAAAGAGGAGTCAAAGGCCATTAATGCTATATTTCACTGTAAGAATGAAACCGTTGCGCAGAAAGTTGCAAATGCTGCTGCACACTTAATAGAAATCTGCGGCGGTAAAAAAGATCTGTTTTAGTTTTTTGTAAAAGGTAATAGCCTTTGTAGTTAACTCTCTGCTAACAAAAAACCGGACTTTTGGGGGTTAACAACCCCCATACAGTGCGGTAAACCACGCTTTTTAATATATCCTTAACTAATGATATACCTAAATTAAGTCCATAAGCATTTCAAAAAATTTTGCATAAGCAAGGTTAAACTCTTGACAAATATGGGCAAAATCATATAAATTTATTGTGACTTAAGTATTATTAGGAAGAGAAATCGGCAAAAGGTCGGGAAAAGAGACCTTGACACAGGTTGCCGGTTTCACATGTCGGGCTTACTAAAGTAAGAAAAAATGCTCCTTTACGGGGTATTACAAAATTGTTCTAAAAATGGAGGGTTTAGACATGGAAAATGTTGCGCATGGCGGCATGCATGTGTCAGGAGGTATTCATCACGAAGTAGAGTTGAGCGCTTGGCCTTTTGTTACGGCCGTAGGTAGTTTCCTATTACCTATTTCTTTTATGCTTGCTTTTTCATGGGGGATATCACATTTGGGTCTCCTTGTAGCGGGGATTGCTCTGGTTGTTGTTCTGGTCGGACTTTTTGGCTGGCTTAATGAGGCTCATGCCAAAAAAGGCGAGACCTCTATAAGCAAGATAGCTATAATTATATTCATATGTTCTGAGGTAGCACTTTTTGGAGGATTGTTTGCTGGATACTTATACACCCTTTTGCCTGCCGGAGTGTGGCCGCCAGCCAATACACCTGCAGGTGTGCCTCCACTTGGACTTGCAGTTTTGATGACTGTTTTTCTTGTTACCTCTTCTGCCACCATACATAATGCTGAGTCGCAGCTTGAAAAAGGCAGCACAGGGGGCACCTCCGCGTGGCTTATGGTGACCACAATTTTGGGCCTTGCTTTTGTACTGTGTATGGCTTATGAGTGGCATCACTTAATCTCCGAGGGGTTTACTGTCTCTACAAATGCATATGGAATGTTTTTCTTTCTCATAACCGGCCTCCACGGCTCTCACGTTATCGTAGGTTTGATTATGCAGTTGTTTGTCCTATTGATGGTAAAGCAAGGGAGAGTGTCAAAAAACAGGCATGTTTTTGCAACTGTAACTGGTTTGTACTGGCACTTTGTTGATGTGGTCTGGTTATTGGTTGTTTCGTTGATATACGTAATTCCGTACGTTAAACTCGGGCAATAATAGCCTTTATGCGTATATTGTTTTTGATTTTGTTGCTTTTAATAGCGGCACCAGCAGAGTCATTTGTGCCAAGCTCTGGCACTTCGACGTTTGATTCTCAGTCGCTATTGATTAACGAGGACGATTATCTGGGGAAAAGTGTCCCTGATATATCGTTTACCGATGAAAAGGCAAAGCAGTTTAAACTGTCTGATTTTGCGGGAAAGCCTCTGCTCCTCTCTGTCGTCTATTACAGGTGTTACCAATCATGCCCGATTTTGAACGAGGGATTAAGCACAGCATTGTCAAAGGTTAATCTGAGGCTTGGAAAAGACTACAACGTTATCACAGTGAGTTTTGACCACACAGAGACCCCCGTCTTAGCCGCCCAATTCCGCAAAAATCTTGAAATAAAAATGAAAGGCGAGGTTCCACCTGATTTTGAAAAGTGGATTTTTGCTGTAAGCACAGAGCGTGACATCAAGGCACTGACAGGTGCCACTGGTTACAGGTTTTTCTTTTCGACAGAAGACAGGCTCTTTGTTCACCCAAATGTCTATATCTTTCTCTCTCCGGAGCGTAAGATAACGAGGTACCTCTTTGGCCTTTACCCATCAGCGTTTGACGTAAAGATTGCTCTTATTGAATCAGCAAAGGGTAAGGTCGGGAAATTTCCGCTTATTAACACCTTTGCTCTTGCCTGTTACATGTACGATCCAAACAGCAAGGGTTACCGCCTTAACCTGCCCGTGGTGTTTGCCTCTATGGGGTTTTTGCTTGGAGCACTTACAGGGCTTATCGTTTTTTTATTTTCCAGAAATCTGAAAAAAAAGAAAGGGCTTATAATAAGCCGTTAAATTTTGAAGGAGGGTTAAAGATGAATAGGGTTATTATGTTAATTGCCGCACAACTTGCTTTGTTTGTGTTGCCTGCGGTTGCAATGGCAAAAGAAAGAATTCCTGATCCGGCAAAAGGGTGGGATGCGCATTTTATTCTGTTGATGGTAATTTCGGTCTTTGTTTACCTTGTTGTAACCATTCCTCTACTCTACTTCGTCATCAAGTACAGAAGACGGAAGGGCAATGAGGTTGGAGCCTATATTGAGGGCAACGTTGGACTTGAAGTGACGTGGACCGTTATTCCTCTCATATTAATAGCTCTTATCGGAGTTCATTCGTGGGCTCTTTTTAACGACTACAGAACCGTGCCTAAAGATTGTTTCGAGGCTAAGGTAATAGCTCAGCAATTTTCTTATGAGATGATCTCTCCTGAGGGAATCAGAACTGTAAATGAACTAAGAGTACCCGTAGGTCCTGTGAAGGTGAGCCTGACCAGTAAGGATGTTATTCACAGTTTTGCAGTTCCGCAGTTCAGGGTACGTGAGGATATGGTGCCGGGGCGTGAAACTTACCTTTGGTTTAATGCTAAGGATCCTGGCACTTACGAGGTGTTTTGTTCTCAGTACTGCGGAACAGGACACTCTCAGATGCTTGCCAAAGTTATTGTACTTACAAAAGAGGCTTATGATGCGTGGGTAAAACAAAACACAGCAGAAGCCGCTGCCTCGCTGCCGCCTGAGGAACAAGGCAAAAAACTTTTTGAATCTCTTGGTTGTATAGGGTGCCATTCTGTAACTGGCGATAAGAGCGTCGGCCCGACCGTTAAAGGGCTTTTTGGCAACAAGACCGCACTTACCGATGGCACAGAAGTTATTGTAGATGAGGCGTTTATAAAGGAAAAGGTAAAGAATCCAAAGGGAAAGGTTGCTAAAGACTACCAGCTTATGATGCAGCCTAACAACGTGATGGATACAGACCTTAACGCCATAGTGGCATATGTAAAGACACTTAAGTAAGAAAAAATTAAGAGGAGGTTAATAGATAATGAATGAACCGAAGGGATTTAAATCGTGGTTGTTCACAACGGATCATAAAAAGATAGGCATTATGTATCTTGTGACTGCAATGATCTTTTTTGTGGTTGGACTTCTGCTTGCAACTGTTATGAGGATAGAGAATATGGATATGAGCCGGCAGGTGATTATTGGG is part of the Nitrospirota bacterium genome and encodes:
- the coxB gene encoding cytochrome c oxidase subunit II; this encodes MNRVIMLIAAQLALFVLPAVAMAKERIPDPAKGWDAHFILLMVISVFVYLVVTIPLLYFVIKYRRRKGNEVGAYIEGNVGLEVTWTVIPLILIALIGVHSWALFNDYRTVPKDCFEAKVIAQQFSYEMISPEGIRTVNELRVPVGPVKVSLTSKDVIHSFAVPQFRVREDMVPGRETYLWFNAKDPGTYEVFCSQYCGTGHSQMLAKVIVLTKEAYDAWVKQNTAEAAASLPPEEQGKKLFESLGCIGCHSVTGDKSVGPTVKGLFGNKTALTDGTEVIVDEAFIKEKVKNPKGKVAKDYQLMMQPNNVMDTDLNAIVAYVKTLK
- a CDS encoding SCO family protein → MRILFLILLLLIAAPAESFVPSSGTSTFDSQSLLINEDDYLGKSVPDISFTDEKAKQFKLSDFAGKPLLLSVVYYRCYQSCPILNEGLSTALSKVNLRLGKDYNVITVSFDHTETPVLAAQFRKNLEIKMKGEVPPDFEKWIFAVSTERDIKALTGATGYRFFFSTEDRLFVHPNVYIFLSPERKITRYLFGLYPSAFDVKIALIESAKGKVGKFPLINTFALACYMYDPNSKGYRLNLPVVFASMGFLLGALTGLIVFLFSRNLKKKKGLIISR
- a CDS encoding heme-copper oxidase subunit III, with product MENVAHGGMHVSGGIHHEVELSAWPFVTAVGSFLLPISFMLAFSWGISHLGLLVAGIALVVVLVGLFGWLNEAHAKKGETSISKIAIIIFICSEVALFGGLFAGYLYTLLPAGVWPPANTPAGVPPLGLAVLMTVFLVTSSATIHNAESQLEKGSTGGTSAWLMVTTILGLAFVLCMAYEWHHLISEGFTVSTNAYGMFFFLITGLHGSHVIVGLIMQLFVLLMVKQGRVSKNRHVFATVTGLYWHFVDVVWLLVVSLIYVIPYVKLGQ